One region of Trichosurus vulpecula isolate mTriVul1 chromosome 1, mTriVul1.pri, whole genome shotgun sequence genomic DNA includes:
- the LOC118834017 gene encoding vegetative cell wall protein gp1-like: MINTFWRNRKKSKCFHDSLLPNFTFPSQLVCQSPSSSLSPVPYSAAAALSLSSVSQTPLSLLSPSSLLPNSPSPSTFSLTPAHSPVSPSSAMQPPKPPSPFSVPSSVLSSPSLGLSSFSPLPSPTPLSSSPSPLSPFSPPPSPSSPLSTPSPSSFLLTPSLSPSLSPSSPASPLTPLPSPPSPTSAPSPLPSLLPPSPSSLPLTLSSFPSTPSPSPSSPPPSPSSPSLPLSSLLPFLSLPPSPSPSLTPPSPSSPLLPPSSPLPFPSSPPSPSTSSPPLSPSIPPSSPPSPLSSVSSQIPFPSQASQTSKVPLSQASPSSLSLSLSSPPPSPPPPSSPLPTPPQSLSLPYPSSESQKLLPSFSSTVSRVQSFLSLSTPPRSKLSSTPSPPSQLSSSVPQSALSLSSVAPLEPLSQQPKHQHHHHQHPHTHRRHHHQRHHSCHRHHHLHQHRHRLSCHDHRHRHRSCPKLRYHHWFHSPCHHHYKRHIKVAW; encoded by the coding sequence ATGATTAACACTTTCTGGAGAAACAGGAAGAAGTCAAAGTGTTTCCATGATTCTCTGCTCCCAAACTTTACTTTTCCTTCCCAACTGGTTTGTCAGTCACCATCATCGTCACTATCCCCAGTACCATATTCAGCAGCAGCAGCGTTGTCACTGTCATCTGTGTCACAAACACCACTATCATTACTGTCACCATCATCTCTGTTACCAAACTCTCCATCCCCATCAACATTTTCTTTAACTCCAGCACATTCACCAGTATCACCTTCTTCAGCTATGCAGCCACCCAAACCACCATCACCATTTTCAGTCCCATCATCAGTCCTGTCATCTCCATCTCTAGGCCTATCATCCTTTTCACCTCTACCATCTCCAACTCCACTCTCATCATCTCCATCACCCTTATCCCCCTTTTCACCCCCACCATCCCCATCTTCACCTCTATCAACCCCATCACCATCTTCATTTCTATTAACCCCATCACTATCACCCTCTTTATCCCCATCATCCCCAGCTTCCCCCCTTACTCCCTTACCATCCCCACCTTCACCTACTTCAGCACCGTCACCATTACCCTCTTTACTCCCACCATCTCCATCTTCACTTCCACTAACTCTATCCTCATTTCCATCAACCCCCTCACCATcaccctcttcacctccaccatCCCCATCTTCACCCTCACTACCCCTGTCTTCACTTCTACCATTCCTATCTTTACCCCCCTCACCATCCCCATCTTTAACCCCACCATCCCCATCTTCACCCTTACTACCCCCATCTTCACCCCTACCATTCCCATCTTCACCCCCCTCACCATCAACCTCTTCGCCCCCACTATCTCCATCTAtacctccatcatcccccccttctcCCCTGTCATCAGTATCTTCACAAATACCATTTCCATCCCAAGCATCACAGACATCAAAAGTACCACTGTCACaagcatcaccatcatcactttctttatcattatcatcaccaccaccatcaccaccaccaccgtcatcACCACTGCCAACACCACCGCAATCTTTATCCCTACCATACCCATCATCAGAGTCACAGAAGTTATTGCCCTCTTTCTCATCAACAGTATCACGTGTACAATCTTTCCTCTCATTATCAACGCCTCCACGGTCAAAATTATCATCAACGCCATCACCCCCTTCACAGCTGTCATCATCAGTGCCACAGTCAGCATTATCATTATCTTCAGTAGCACCATTAGAACCATTATCACAACAACCTAAGCAtcaacaccaccatcatcagcatCCCCATACTCATCGAAGACATCATCACCAGCGACATCACTCCTGTCATAGACATCATCATCTCCATCAACACCGACATCGCCTTTCCTGTCATGATCATCGACATAGACACCGAAGTTGCCCTAAACTTCGCTATCACCATTGGTTTCATAGTCCCTGTCACCATCACTATAAGAGACACATAAAAGTTGCATGGTAG